In Candidatus Saccharimonadales bacterium, the following are encoded in one genomic region:
- a CDS encoding preprotein translocase subunit SecA translates to YHLEQALRAETLFKRDKDYVVTPDGEIVIVDEFTGRLLHGRRYNEGLHQAIEAKEGVEVKQESVTLATISYQNYFRLYDKLAGMTGTAKTEEEEFQQVYNLNVIEVPTNVPIIREDKSDRIYSTENGKFTALVEEVKTFQSNGRPVLIGTVSIEKNEVLSRLLSRAGVKHEVLNAKNHEREAAIISQAGESGAVTLATNIAGRGTDIKLSEKVIKAGGLVVVGSERHESRRIDNQLRGRGGRQGEPGLTQFYVSAEDDLMRIFGGDRIKTLMGRLGVDETTPIENRTLSKAIENAQKKVESQFFDSRKNVVQYDDVMNRHRKSTYSTRQQILKQTDVSQDIKGMITSEVTDITSQYVDDPGELKKEIAVAVPLPSKDLAKIAKAEAEKQPQLAAELALKLYAERETRYGAAVIRQLERAIYLQSLDTGWMQHLENMQHLREGINWRAIGQRDPLVEYRREGQSLFESMQNQLQNNVVQFVFRAEPTADETVETELTKAAEHAIEGGTKTRQVTRRRSVKDEPPAKPPVADPGQAKKSKSERKRNKKARRRR, encoded by the coding sequence TACCACCTTGAGCAAGCCCTTCGAGCCGAGACGCTGTTTAAGCGGGACAAGGATTACGTCGTTACGCCGGACGGAGAAATCGTAATCGTTGATGAATTTACCGGACGGTTGCTCCACGGGCGGCGGTATAACGAGGGCCTACACCAGGCGATTGAAGCTAAAGAAGGTGTTGAAGTCAAACAAGAATCGGTCACACTGGCGACGATTTCTTATCAAAATTACTTCCGGTTGTACGACAAACTAGCCGGAATGACTGGTACGGCAAAGACCGAGGAAGAGGAGTTCCAACAAGTTTACAACCTGAACGTGATCGAGGTTCCGACGAATGTGCCGATTATCCGGGAAGATAAATCCGATAGAATCTACTCGACCGAAAATGGCAAATTTACCGCTCTGGTAGAAGAAGTGAAAACCTTCCAATCCAACGGCCGGCCGGTGTTAATCGGCACGGTTTCTATCGAGAAAAATGAGGTGCTATCACGGTTACTTAGTCGGGCCGGTGTTAAACACGAGGTTCTAAATGCTAAGAATCACGAACGTGAAGCCGCCATCATTTCTCAGGCCGGAGAGTCGGGTGCGGTTACGCTTGCAACCAACATTGCCGGCCGGGGGACGGATATCAAGCTGAGCGAGAAAGTGATAAAAGCCGGGGGCTTGGTTGTAGTCGGCTCAGAACGGCATGAATCGCGACGGATTGATAACCAGTTGCGGGGTCGTGGCGGCCGGCAAGGGGAACCGGGTCTGACGCAATTTTATGTTTCGGCTGAAGATGATTTGATGCGCATTTTTGGCGGCGATCGGATTAAAACCTTGATGGGCCGGCTGGGGGTTGATGAAACAACACCGATTGAAAACCGGACGCTATCCAAGGCGATTGAGAATGCTCAAAAGAAGGTAGAAAGCCAATTTTTCGATTCCCGGAAAAACGTGGTGCAATACGATGACGTGATGAACCGTCACCGCAAATCGACTTACAGTACCCGCCAGCAAATCTTAAAACAAACTGATGTCAGCCAGGACATCAAGGGTATGATTACCAGCGAAGTAACCGATATCACCTCGCAGTACGTCGACGACCCGGGCGAACTGAAGAAAGAAATTGCAGTTGCCGTGCCGCTGCCAAGCAAAGACTTAGCCAAAATAGCCAAGGCCGAAGCCGAAAAGCAACCGCAACTAGCCGCCGAACTGGCCCTAAAATTATATGCCGAGCGGGAGACGAGGTACGGCGCGGCGGTTATCCGCCAGCTCGAGCGGGCGATTTATTTACAGTCACTAGATACCGGATGGATGCAACACCTTGAGAACATGCAACATTTGCGGGAAGGAATCAACTGGCGAGCGATTGGTCAGCGTGATCCGCTTGTCGAGTACCGTCGCGAGGGACAGTCGCTGTTTGAGTCGATGCAAAATCAACTACAAAATAACGTCGTTCAGTTTGTTTTCCGGGCTGAGCCAACCGCCGACGAAACAGTCGAGACGGAACTTACCAAAGCTGCCGAACACGCGATTGAGGGCGGAACCAAAACTCGCCAGGTAACGAGGCGGCGCTCGGTCAAAGACGAACCACCTGCCAAACCACCGGTTGCTGACCCTGGCCAAGCTAAGAAGTCCAAGTCAGAACGCAAGCGAAATAAAAAAGCCCGGAGACGGCGTTAG
- a CDS encoding insulinase family protein yields the protein MRHSVSRLELPSGASGLLVDVSGSTVVDMEFTFLSGFEFVERSKYEVPHSMEHMIFGANDTFKNAQLFSREIGLNGAYHNAYTSNLLNGYVAETAEFEWDRVMSLFWYGLTTPKFLKKEFLTEQETVKEELYSRLDNHSLMLDVALGRTMGDDHMQDYRTRIRLLAGITTDDLISHHQLTHNAANMRFIICGNLRGKKDKVARLLQRFTAQLPAGDRRIVPQSNLIQPLAPVTIEKAADKVYFDLKAGFYGELNERELVGLRILRHLLTEAWDSRIFGKGRTKGLLYGISSSGGSAQGISGFNLTGSVVKSKYKALFEFLADELCRLKDKGVTPAELKRAKQHQIGEFQTRHQTAHSLTNWYSRVFTTDDYYDFKSRPDLIKSITRRDINYLVERFFHDAKWGVGVLADKAGEISTKLYDQAGRVWG from the coding sequence ATGCGCCACAGCGTCAGCCGCTTGGAACTACCGTCCGGCGCCAGCGGCCTATTGGTGGATGTTTCCGGCAGCACGGTAGTCGACATGGAATTCACTTTCCTCAGTGGATTTGAGTTTGTCGAACGTAGTAAGTATGAAGTTCCACATTCGATGGAACATATGATTTTTGGCGCGAATGACACGTTTAAAAACGCTCAGCTGTTTTCTCGAGAGATCGGCCTTAATGGCGCCTACCATAACGCATATACTAGCAACTTACTTAATGGCTACGTGGCCGAAACCGCCGAGTTTGAGTGGGATAGGGTGATGTCGCTTTTTTGGTACGGACTAACAACGCCTAAGTTCTTAAAAAAAGAATTTTTAACCGAACAGGAAACCGTTAAGGAAGAACTGTACTCGCGCTTAGACAACCATAGCCTGATGCTCGACGTTGCCTTGGGCCGGACGATGGGTGATGACCATATGCAGGATTACCGTACCAGGATTCGGTTGTTGGCGGGTATAACGACTGATGATCTTATCAGCCACCATCAACTAACCCATAACGCCGCCAATATGAGATTTATTATTTGCGGTAATTTAAGGGGCAAGAAGGATAAAGTTGCTCGTTTATTACAGCGCTTCACCGCCCAACTACCCGCCGGTGACCGTCGGATTGTACCGCAATCAAACTTGATCCAGCCGCTCGCGCCCGTAACAATCGAAAAAGCCGCGGATAAAGTGTATTTTGATCTGAAAGCAGGCTTTTATGGCGAACTTAACGAGCGGGAATTAGTCGGACTAAGAATCCTTAGGCACTTGCTGACAGAAGCCTGGGACTCGCGCATCTTTGGTAAGGGTCGGACCAAGGGGTTATTGTACGGAATCTCCAGTAGCGGCGGCAGCGCCCAAGGCATATCCGGTTTCAACTTAACTGGCAGCGTTGTTAAGAGTAAGTACAAAGCGCTGTTTGAATTCCTGGCCGATGAGCTTTGTCGTCTCAAGGACAAAGGGGTGACACCGGCTGAACTTAAGCGGGCTAAACAACACCAAATCGGGGAGTTTCAGACTCGCCACCAAACCGCCCACAGTTTGACTAACTGGTATTCGCGGGTTTTTACCACTGACGACTATTACGATTTTAAGTCACGGCCTGATCTGATCAAATCAATCACCCGCCGGGACATTAATTATTTAGTCGAACGGTTTTTCCATGATGCTAAGTGGGGCGTTGGTGTATTAGCCGATAAAGCCGGTGAGATTTCGACGAAACTGTACGACCAAGCGGGCCGCGTATGGGGTTAA
- the murD gene encoding UDP-N-acetylmuramoyl-L-alanine--D-glutamate ligase, translating to MGLIDRRDTPLSGQRRTVAIAGFGLEGKSILEYLQKQGGESDITILDQQPNPKIPVPDGVSADLRPTVFESELNYDQVWRASPQIAPQRLKAAGELRTLTQEFFANCPAPIIGVTGTKGKGTTSTLIAKILEADKQTVHLVGNIGQPALSVLDKIKATDYVVFELSSFQLWDLKQSPQVAVVLMVEPEHLDVHDGLDDYIQAKCNIARWQGPDDVVIYHSDNQLSAKIASVGLGKKIKYLTTEGAHIRGGEILINEQNICSVEAVALPGKHNLENICAAVTAAWQYTQNTQAIKQVVTSFKGLPHRLQLVSVKNGVEYVDDSFGTTPQTAIAAIESYSEPKILILGGSDKGSNFEELAAAVKSGGVKKVLLIGQMAQSIRATLDKIGYKQYVKASGSMSDIVKQAASMAVKGDVVLLSPACASFDMFKNYVDRADQFVAAVRDL from the coding sequence ATGGGGTTAATAGACAGGCGGGATACACCGCTGTCGGGGCAGAGACGGACAGTAGCGATTGCTGGCTTTGGCCTGGAAGGCAAGTCTATTTTAGAGTATTTGCAAAAACAAGGTGGGGAGTCTGATATTACGATCTTAGATCAACAGCCAAACCCCAAAATACCCGTTCCGGACGGAGTTAGCGCGGATTTGCGGCCAACAGTTTTTGAATCGGAGTTAAATTATGATCAGGTTTGGCGGGCCAGCCCGCAGATTGCCCCCCAGCGATTAAAAGCTGCCGGCGAGCTTCGAACATTAACTCAAGAATTTTTTGCGAACTGCCCGGCACCGATCATCGGTGTTACCGGAACCAAGGGCAAGGGTACGACCTCGACTTTAATCGCCAAAATACTAGAGGCCGATAAGCAAACCGTCCATTTAGTCGGCAACATCGGTCAGCCAGCTCTGTCCGTCCTGGATAAAATAAAGGCAACCGACTACGTGGTGTTTGAGCTTTCCAGCTTTCAATTATGGGACTTGAAACAGTCGCCCCAGGTGGCGGTGGTGCTGATGGTCGAGCCGGAGCACCTTGATGTTCACGACGGCCTAGACGACTATATCCAGGCCAAATGCAACATCGCCCGGTGGCAAGGGCCAGATGACGTTGTAATTTATCATTCCGATAACCAGTTATCGGCGAAGATTGCTAGTGTCGGGCTAGGCAAAAAGATTAAGTATTTAACAACAGAAGGGGCCCATATCAGAGGCGGCGAGATACTTATAAACGAACAAAATATTTGTTCAGTTGAGGCTGTTGCCTTGCCCGGTAAACATAACCTGGAGAACATCTGCGCGGCCGTGACAGCGGCTTGGCAGTACACCCAAAACACCCAAGCAATTAAACAAGTGGTGACATCTTTTAAGGGCTTGCCCCACCGGCTGCAACTTGTTAGCGTTAAAAACGGGGTTGAGTATGTCGATGACAGTTTCGGCACCACCCCGCAGACGGCTATAGCCGCCATCGAGTCTTACTCCGAACCGAAAATATTAATTTTGGGCGGCAGCGATAAAGGATCAAATTTCGAAGAATTAGCCGCTGCCGTGAAGTCAGGCGGCGTTAAAAAAGTACTGCTAATCGGCCAAATGGCCCAATCGATTAGGGCGACGCTTGATAAGATCGGCTATAAGCAATATGTCAAGGCGAGCGGCAGTATGTCGGATATCGTAAAACAAGCCGCCAGTATGGCCGTAAAAGGCGACGTCGTTCTCCTGAGTCCGGCCTGTGCCAGTTTTGATATGTTTAAAAATTACGTCGATCGAGCGGATCAGTTCGTTGCGGCTGTCAGGGATTTGTAG
- the prfB gene encoding peptide chain release factor 2, whose amino-acid sequence MDDLKKRAEELKTKVNLAFDKLNILKEEAALREYEQEMSRQDFWSDQPLAQSISVKHARLEAVVNPWLELSRAVDETIELIKLDDSNLQAEILQQLKELETKYADLEFELMFSAKYYKADAIVTIQAGAGGVDAQDWVEMLERMYLKWAERTGFKTEVINQTKGDEAGLKSTTLKLGGAHSYGRLKSEHGVHRLVRLSPFNAAHSRETSFAMVEVVPLIEDQGASEIDDKDLKIDVFRAGGRGGQSVNTTDSAVRVTHLPSGITVSIQNERSQLQNKETALGILRSKLAQLAEDQHADKLADIKGPNIEAAWGNQIRNYVLHPYTLVKDTRTGYQVTDVEAVLDGQIDGFIEAYLLSDQSGHPA is encoded by the coding sequence ATGGATGATTTAAAAAAGCGCGCTGAGGAGCTAAAAACTAAAGTCAATTTAGCTTTTGATAAGCTGAATATCTTAAAAGAAGAGGCGGCCCTTAGGGAGTACGAACAAGAAATGTCGCGCCAAGATTTTTGGAGCGATCAGCCGCTGGCCCAATCGATAAGTGTTAAACACGCTCGTCTTGAAGCAGTTGTTAACCCTTGGTTGGAACTGTCCCGCGCGGTTGACGAAACGATCGAACTGATTAAGCTCGACGACAGCAACCTCCAGGCCGAAATTCTCCAGCAGCTTAAAGAGTTGGAAACAAAATATGCCGATTTGGAGTTTGAGCTTATGTTCTCCGCTAAATATTACAAGGCGGACGCTATTGTTACGATTCAAGCCGGCGCTGGCGGAGTGGATGCCCAGGACTGGGTGGAAATGCTCGAGCGAATGTATCTAAAGTGGGCCGAGAGAACCGGTTTCAAGACTGAAGTTATCAACCAGACCAAAGGCGATGAAGCCGGGTTAAAAAGCACCACGCTAAAACTTGGCGGTGCCCATAGTTATGGCCGGCTTAAAAGCGAGCATGGTGTCCATCGGCTGGTTCGACTTAGCCCATTCAACGCTGCTCACTCGCGCGAAACAAGTTTTGCAATGGTAGAAGTTGTGCCACTAATTGAAGACCAAGGGGCGAGCGAGATTGACGATAAAGACCTCAAAATAGACGTTTTTCGTGCCGGCGGCCGTGGCGGCCAAAGCGTAAATACCACCGACTCGGCCGTCCGGGTGACCCACTTGCCGAGCGGTATCACCGTGTCGATCCAGAATGAGCGCTCGCAACTGCAAAATAAAGAAACCGCGCTTGGTATTCTGCGTTCAAAGCTTGCCCAGCTGGCCGAGGATCAACACGCTGACAAATTGGCGGACATCAAGGGGCCAAATATCGAAGCGGCCTGGGGTAATCAAATTAGAAATTACGTCTTACATCCTTACACTTTGGTCAAAGATACTCGGACCGGCTATCAAGTGACTGATGTTGAGGCCGTATTGGATGGTCAAATCGATGGTTTTATCGAAGCTTATCTCTTGTCTGATCAGTCCGGCCACCCGGCTTAG
- the ftsE gene encoding cell division ATP-binding protein FtsE, with translation MILLDRVTKVYNNRVTALDRVSLHVEPKEFVIVVGTSGAGKSTLLKLLTREEKPTSGKIIVGGLDYDNLKDKEIPRLRRRIGVVFQDFKLLPNRTVFENVAFALEIVGLSNREIEHTVPKVLDIVGLKDKAENFPTELSGGERQRVAIARAIVRQPKILIADEPTGNLDPKHAWDVVRVLQKINRFGTTVLLTTHNKEIVNRLKRRVIRIQDGRIVKDESRGKYKE, from the coding sequence ATGATTCTGCTCGATCGAGTTACTAAAGTCTATAACAACCGGGTGACGGCGCTTGATCGCGTCAGTCTGCACGTTGAGCCAAAAGAGTTCGTCATCGTGGTTGGTACCAGCGGGGCGGGCAAGAGCACGCTGCTTAAACTTCTGACTCGGGAAGAAAAACCAACCAGCGGAAAAATCATCGTCGGCGGGCTGGACTACGATAACCTAAAAGACAAGGAAATACCGCGGCTAAGACGCCGGATCGGTGTGGTTTTTCAAGACTTTAAGCTGCTGCCCAACCGCACTGTGTTTGAAAACGTGGCCTTTGCGTTAGAGATCGTTGGCTTGAGCAATCGGGAAATCGAACACACTGTTCCCAAAGTCTTAGACATAGTTGGCCTAAAAGACAAGGCCGAAAATTTTCCGACCGAGCTATCCGGTGGCGAGCGTCAACGAGTGGCGATTGCCCGGGCGATAGTCAGACAACCAAAAATTCTAATCGCCGATGAGCCGACCGGCAACCTTGACCCTAAACATGCCTGGGATGTCGTGCGGGTGTTGCAAAAAATCAATCGCTTTGGCACGACAGTCTTGCTGACCACCCACAACAAGGAAATCGTCAACCGTTTGAAACGGCGGGTGATTCGGATTCAGGACGGCCGGATAGTCAAGGATGAGTCGCGAGGAAAATATAAAGAATAA